A stretch of Aedes aegypti strain LVP_AGWG chromosome 2, AaegL5.0 Primary Assembly, whole genome shotgun sequence DNA encodes these proteins:
- the LOC5575893 gene encoding zinc finger protein 62 — MAVFNLEHYPNVCRLCLKPDLRKFHSLDDNFGSISLPIKTFLEDVTYQLPEDKQQYIPKLVCDPCLTQLTDFAVYRNRLVVTLRFMEALVDLQHSNPKSITSLFRDSKDELDKVFTELSLCNKSDPQVEDIIQEFQSRNFVKCTPEVKVEKAEPSDPEEDSTMYDVPYDDICDVVCQMKSESDDSSSDDDKPLVKRKPPKSKSPRISSKSTPTTGKKKPGRPRIHPEGKMLEAPWSCDKCKFKTKYRMAVDRHKAVHEKRENRTYPCTICEMVFKTKDEWRNHSMNHPENQIVCEVCGAALKNPNSYKSHMERHEEKRKYQCEYCEYASHTLLALKAHMNVHKIDNGKKRCEICSAVFKTGSLLKRHMEGHSNERKYHCEACPARFNTNNALRNHRNRVHLAIRHPCDYCDKTFDQKIILRDHIERVHHIQCQFICDICVITFDSQEKLDVHRQRHENPKPLECSVCLTIHATQEAFNAHLCITYRDDYLCCNKDLRNHAQYNRHMWVKHGLKTNVRVKPIPGMLLGNMRGTRKRLEQCRKCDIAFPTRALKLEHMNVCRLMDHPDGV, encoded by the exons gatAAGCAGCAATATATTCCTAAACTTGTGTGTGACCCTTGTTTGACGCAGTTGACCGACTTTGCCGTCTATCGTAATCGTTTGGTGGTCACGCTTCGTTTCATGGAAGCCTTGGTCGATTTGCAACATTCGAATCCCAAATCGATTACATCTCTCTTCAGAGACAGCAAGGATGAGTTGGACAAAGTTTTCACAGAACTATCCCTATGTAACAAATCGGATCCACAGGTCGAGGATATTATACAGGAGTTCCAATCGCGAAATTTCGTCAAATGTACTCCTGAAGTCAAAGTGGAAAAAGCCGAACCCTCTGACCCGGAAGAGGACAGTACGATGTACGACGTTCCATATGATGATATATGCGATGTCGTGTGCCAAATGAAATCCGAATCGGACGATTCATCCAGCGACGATGATAAACCACTTGTGAAGAGAAAACCCCCCAAGTCAAAATCTCCTCGTATCTCATCGAAATCCACTCCTACCACTGGTAAAAAGAAACCGGGGCGTCCCAGGATCCATCCGGAAGGAAAAATGCTGGAAGCACCCTGGTCGTGCGATAAGTGCAAGTTTAAAACAAAGTACAGAATGGCCGTCGATCGCCACAAGGCTGTTCACGAAAAACGTGAAAATCGAACTTACCCCTGTACGATATGTGAAATGGTTTTCAAAACCAAAGATGAATGGCGAAATCATAGTATGAATCATCCGGAGAATCAAATTGTATGCGAAGTGTGTGGTGCTGCACTCAAAAATCCTAACTCATATAAATCTCATATGGAACGGCACGAAGAGAAGCGGAAGTATCAGTGTGAATATTGTGAATATGCTTCCCACACGCTACTGGCCTTGAAGGCGCACATGAATGTCCACAAAATCGATAATGGCAAGAAACGATGTGAAATATGCAGTGCAGTGTTCAAAAC TGGAAGTCTTCTGAAACGGCACATGGAGGGTCACAGTAACGAACGGAAGTATCATTGTGAAGCGTGTCCAGCGCGATTCAATACGAACAATGCACTGCGGAATCATCGCAATCGCGTCCACTTGGCCATTCGCCATCCCTGTGACTATTGTGATAAAACATTCGATCAGAAAATTATTCTGCGGGATCACATCGAACGAGTTCACCAT ATTCAATGCCAATTTATTTGCGACATATGTGTAATTACATTTGATAGCCAGGAAAAGTTGGATGTGCATCGGCAGCGGCATGAAAATCCCAAACCGTTGGAATGTAGCGTTTGCCTCACGATCCATGCTACCCAGGAGGCTTTCAATGCTCACCTTTGCATCACCTATCGGGACGACTATTTGTGCTGCAACAAAGATCTGCGCAATCACGCACAGTATAACCGGCACATGTGGGTGAAACATGGCCTCAAAACCAATGTTCGAGTGAAACCCATCCCCGGCATGCTGTTGGGTAATATGAGAGGCACTCGGAAGCGGCTGGAGCAGTGCCGCAAGTGTGACATTGCCTTCCCAACCAGAGCATTAAAATTAGAACACATGAACGTGTGTAGACTTATGGATCATCCGGATGGAGTGTAG